One genomic segment of Vespa crabro chromosome 3, iyVesCrab1.2, whole genome shotgun sequence includes these proteins:
- the LOC124423106 gene encoding sialin-like isoform X2, with translation MIKKVRYLFAIMLCIANMIIYGLKVNIATAIIGMVKLQESVASNECPEFEDEDEKETTDLEGPFSWSTTQQGLVISIYFAGYLIGMFPSGYFSDRFNTKNVLLICVLSNAILTIIVPICASILPLLLFIRFLTGVMSAANLPIVNVLLGKWIVYEEKSMWVGIIYAGTSLGTVVSIFTSGLILRDLGWEAVFYIHGTLPLIWCIAFYYFFEDCPEKQKFITEEERSFIVSTYGHRTPQSAKTKVPWKPIFTSVPFWALIWTNTLGNFCWYFLLTQMPLYMNKILRYDIKSNAMITCSPYLINSLTNPLLGKLLDWGRNKGIWSQTGARKLAVFISSIPPCIFLIAIIYIGCNRLVATILLVLSIVIGGAIFVGHLCNQNDLAPNYAGILMGITNTPGTISAFILPALVGALMEEGHTFERWKYVFWITVIAQFLGFLIFIIFGSAKIQPWNYPEQLGDTNLEQMGQH, from the exons TGATTAAAAAAGTTCGATACCTCTTTGCGATAATGCTTTGCATTGCGAATATGATCATCTACGGTCTCAAGGTCAACATCGCGACAGCTATAATTGGTATGGTGAAACTTCAAGAATCCGTGGCATCAAATGAGTGTCCTGAATTTGAGGATGAAGATGAAAAGGAGACAACAGATCTGGAAGGACCATTTAGTTGGTCGACCACTCAGCAAGGACtcgttattagtatatatTTCGCAGGATATCTCATTGGAATGTTTCCTTCGGGATATTTCTCCGATCG ATTTAACACGAAGAATGTATTACTGATTTGTGTATTATCCAACGCAATTCTAACGATCATCGTGCCAATCTGTGCAAGCATTTTGCCACTCCTCCTATTCATCAGATTTCTAACGGGTGTTATGAGTGCCGCTAATCTTCCAATAGTGAACGTTCTGTTGGGAAAATGGATCGTTTATGAGGAAAAGAGTATGTGGGTTGGGATAATCTACGCTGGAACATCTCTAGGAACTGTTGTATCGATTTTCACATCCGGCTTAATTCTGAGAGATTTAGGATGGGAGGCTGTCTTTTATATTCATGGTACACTCCCGTTAATTTGGTGTAtagctttttattatttcttcgagGATTGtccagaaaaacaaaaattcataACCGAAGAGGAAAGATCATTTATAGTCAGCACGTATGGTCATCGTACGCCACAATCGGCAAAAACAAAAGTCCCTTGGAAACCGATCTTTACCTCTGTACCATTTTGGGCACTTATCTGGACTAATACTCTTGGAAACTTTTGTTGGTATTTCTTACTAACTCAAATGCCACTTTACATGAATAAAATTCTTCGATATGATATTAAATCC AACGCGATGATCACCTGTTCGCCATACTTAATAAACTCCCTGACTAATCCTCTGCTTGGTAAATTATTAGATTGGGGAAGAAATAAAGGTATTTGGTCGCAAACGGGGGCAAGAAAACTTGCCGTTTTCATAA GTAGTATTCCACCCTGCATCTTTCTCATAGCGATCATATACATTGGATGTAATCGTTTAGTCGCAACGATACTTTTGGTTTTAAGTATCGTTATTGGTGGTGCAATATTCGTCGGTCATCTTTGCAATCAAAACGATTTGGCACCGAATTACGCCGGTATTCTTATGGGAATAACGAATACACCAGGAACAATTTCAGCATTCATCTTACCAGCCTTGGTGGGCGCTTTAATGGAAGAAGGG CACACGTTTGAACGTTGGAAATATGTCTTTTGGATAACTGTCATTGCCCAATTTCTTGgcttcttaatatttatcatattcgGTTCCGCAAAAATTCAACCATGGAATTATCCAGAACAATTAGGAGACACGAATTTGGAGCAGATGGGCCAACATTAA
- the LOC124423106 gene encoding sialin-like isoform X1 translates to MIKKVRYLFAIMLCIANMIIYGLKVNIATAIIGMVKLQESVASNECPEFEDEDEKETTDLEGPFSWSTTQQGLVISIYFAGYLIGMFPSGYFSDRFNTKNVLLICVLSNAILTIIVPICASILPLLLFIRFLTGVMSAANLPIVNVLLGKWIVYEEKSMWVGIIYAGTSLGTVVSIFTSGLILRDLGWEAVFYIHGTLPLIWCIAFYYFFEDCPEKQKFITEEERSFIVSTYGHRTPQSAKTKVPWKPIFTSVPFWALIWTNTLGNFCWYFLLTQMPLYMNKILRYDIKSNAMITCSPYLINSLTNPLLGKLLDWGRNKGIWSQTGARKLAVFISSIPPCIFLIAIIYIGCNRLVATILLVLSIVIGGAIFVGHLCNQNDLAPNYAGILMGITNTPGTISAFILPALVGALMEEGHTFERWKYVFWITVIAQFLGFLIFIIFGSAKIQPWNYPEQLGDTNLEQMGQH, encoded by the exons A TGATTAAAAAAGTTCGATACCTCTTTGCGATAATGCTTTGCATTGCGAATATGATCATCTACGGTCTCAAGGTCAACATCGCGACAGCTATAATTGGTATGGTGAAACTTCAAGAATCCGTGGCATCAAATGAGTGTCCTGAATTTGAGGATGAAGATGAAAAGGAGACAACAGATCTGGAAGGACCATTTAGTTGGTCGACCACTCAGCAAGGACtcgttattagtatatatTTCGCAGGATATCTCATTGGAATGTTTCCTTCGGGATATTTCTCCGATCG ATTTAACACGAAGAATGTATTACTGATTTGTGTATTATCCAACGCAATTCTAACGATCATCGTGCCAATCTGTGCAAGCATTTTGCCACTCCTCCTATTCATCAGATTTCTAACGGGTGTTATGAGTGCCGCTAATCTTCCAATAGTGAACGTTCTGTTGGGAAAATGGATCGTTTATGAGGAAAAGAGTATGTGGGTTGGGATAATCTACGCTGGAACATCTCTAGGAACTGTTGTATCGATTTTCACATCCGGCTTAATTCTGAGAGATTTAGGATGGGAGGCTGTCTTTTATATTCATGGTACACTCCCGTTAATTTGGTGTAtagctttttattatttcttcgagGATTGtccagaaaaacaaaaattcataACCGAAGAGGAAAGATCATTTATAGTCAGCACGTATGGTCATCGTACGCCACAATCGGCAAAAACAAAAGTCCCTTGGAAACCGATCTTTACCTCTGTACCATTTTGGGCACTTATCTGGACTAATACTCTTGGAAACTTTTGTTGGTATTTCTTACTAACTCAAATGCCACTTTACATGAATAAAATTCTTCGATATGATATTAAATCC AACGCGATGATCACCTGTTCGCCATACTTAATAAACTCCCTGACTAATCCTCTGCTTGGTAAATTATTAGATTGGGGAAGAAATAAAGGTATTTGGTCGCAAACGGGGGCAAGAAAACTTGCCGTTTTCATAA GTAGTATTCCACCCTGCATCTTTCTCATAGCGATCATATACATTGGATGTAATCGTTTAGTCGCAACGATACTTTTGGTTTTAAGTATCGTTATTGGTGGTGCAATATTCGTCGGTCATCTTTGCAATCAAAACGATTTGGCACCGAATTACGCCGGTATTCTTATGGGAATAACGAATACACCAGGAACAATTTCAGCATTCATCTTACCAGCCTTGGTGGGCGCTTTAATGGAAGAAGGG CACACGTTTGAACGTTGGAAATATGTCTTTTGGATAACTGTCATTGCCCAATTTCTTGgcttcttaatatttatcatattcgGTTCCGCAAAAATTCAACCATGGAATTATCCAGAACAATTAGGAGACACGAATTTGGAGCAGATGGGCCAACATTAA